Proteins encoded by one window of Channa argus isolate prfri chromosome 1, Channa argus male v1.0, whole genome shotgun sequence:
- the LOC137102355 gene encoding immunoglobulin lambda-like polypeptide 5 produces the protein MGEGWLGFPPSVLLGSGMVGEAVEEQSPDLDPPCKTQTIQDAEVQCYFQFSYQLRHVYNQRLILLSLFVPKSESRVSVQSEVFVRRLSHFVSLWWTFGGGTRLDVGSDVRPSLTVLSPSSEEQQKDKVSLMCLANKGFPSDWTLSWKVDGSSSGSSWEETRSPGVLEKDGRYSWSSTLRIPADQWRNAGSVTCEATQGSQTAVRQTLRRDQCPQS, from the exons atGGGGGAGGGCTGGCTTGGATTTCCCCCTTCTGTGCTGCTTGGCTCTGGTATGGTgggggaggcagtggaggagcagagtccAGATCTGGATCCACCTTGTAAAACTCAGACAATACAGGATGcagaggttcagt GTTATTTTCAATTTTCGTATCAGCTGAGACATGTTTACAACCAACGACtcattttgttgagtttgtttgttccaaagtcagagagccgtgtctctgtacagtcagaggtttttgtacgacgactcagtcactttgtatcactgtggtggacttttggtggaggaaccagactggatgttGGGA GTGATGTCCGTCCCAGCCTGACCGTGCTGTCCCCATCCAGCGAGGAGCAGCAGAAGGACAAGGTCTCACTCATGTGTCTGGCCAACAAGGGCTTCCCTTCAGACTGGACTCTGTCCTGGAAGGTGgacggcagcagcagcggcagcagctgggaggagaccAGGAGTCCCGGGGTGCTGGAGAAGGACGGAcgctacagctggagcagcaccctgaggatccctgcagaccagtggaGGAATGCAGgctctgtgacctgtgaggccaCCCAGGGCTCCCAGACTGCGGTcagacagacactgaggagagaccagtgTCCCCAGTCCTGA